In a single window of the Verrucomicrobiaceae bacterium genome:
- a CDS encoding VWA domain-containing protein, with translation MNLPLAALMIPGVPDFQFARPWWLLLLALLPFLALLRGGRGRAPVIRFPTTALLRGIGRPSRSGMRWTWFSLVLASIACAALALARPQKLLSTEEEKSDGISIMLSVDVSDSMLIEDFIIGGRPANRLTAAKRVIADFINGRKTDRIGMVAFSGETYLPCPLTLDRNWLINNIDRLQVKRVSMGTAIGSGIAAAAHRLKKEKTRTKIIVLLTDGANNSGNLSPQDAAKLAATLGMKIYTIAIGTPGSHVIPDPIRGTYTPVGQQTFDEETLMEVARIGNGEFYMAQNLDTLETVFKTIDKLEKVKIERRKFTESEELFHYPLYAAAACLLLALLLSAIFMQTAPETLPA, from the coding sequence ATGAATCTGCCACTCGCTGCTCTCATGATTCCTGGCGTGCCGGACTTCCAGTTTGCGCGGCCTTGGTGGCTGTTGCTGCTCGCACTGCTGCCGTTTTTGGCCCTCCTGCGTGGTGGACGTGGGCGTGCACCGGTGATTCGCTTCCCTACCACGGCATTACTGCGTGGCATTGGTCGTCCATCACGCTCAGGCATGCGCTGGACGTGGTTCAGCCTCGTGCTCGCCAGCATCGCCTGTGCCGCACTGGCCCTCGCACGTCCGCAGAAGCTCCTATCCACCGAGGAGGAGAAAAGCGATGGCATCTCCATCATGCTATCCGTCGATGTCTCGGACTCGATGCTCATCGAGGACTTCATCATCGGCGGCAGGCCCGCAAACCGGCTCACCGCCGCGAAACGCGTCATCGCAGACTTCATCAATGGCCGCAAAACGGATCGCATCGGCATGGTAGCCTTTTCTGGCGAGACTTACCTCCCCTGCCCGCTCACACTGGATCGCAACTGGCTCATCAACAACATCGACCGCCTCCAGGTCAAACGCGTCAGCATGGGCACCGCCATCGGCAGCGGCATCGCGGCAGCGGCGCATCGCCTCAAAAAGGAAAAAACTCGCACCAAGATCATCGTGCTCCTCACAGATGGGGCCAACAACTCGGGCAATCTCAGCCCGCAGGATGCTGCGAAACTCGCGGCTACTCTGGGCATGAAGATTTACACCATCGCCATCGGCACACCGGGCTCTCACGTCATTCCAGACCCGATCCGCGGCACCTACACCCCAGTCGGCCAGCAGACCTTCGATGAAGAGACGCTGATGGAAGTCGCCCGTATCGGCAATGGAGAGTTCTACATGGCTCAAAATCTCGACACGCTGGAAACCGTCTTTAAAACCATCGACAAGCTCGAAAAAGTGAAGATCGAGCGCCGCAAGTTCACCGAATCAGAAGAGCTGTTTCATTACCCGCTCTATGCAGCAGCGGCCTGCTTGCTCCTCGCCCTCTTGCTATCGGCCATTTTCATGCAGACGGCCCCAGAGACGCTGCCCGCATGA
- a CDS encoding PSD1 domain-containing protein — translation MIYRLVIFALLTATALHAEDGEQLFVRRVWPLFQERCLACHGQDEAKIKGGYDMRTPESATKGGESDAKAILPGKPEQSPLYLAITRQHEDYEPMPPKEADRLQPDQIAWIKTWITSGAPWPDAARRSAVTKAMAAQWSAEDGIAVRLTGALSPEWANRRYKAESLWAYQPVQRPDFTPRADEHPIDALLAVKNPAPPADARTFIRRASFDLTGLPPTPDEIAAFEFEHARDAALAMRQLIERLLASPHYGERMARHWLDVVRYADSSGFANDYERGNAWRYRDYVVRSFNADKAYDLFIQEQIAGDELRPDDPEMLTAVGFLRMGPWELTGMEVAKVARQRFLDDVTNSVGETFLAHSLQCARCHDHKFDPIPTHDYYAMQACFATTQLAERPAPFLKAENTLGFEEKKHLETRRSEHLAVLQRLDEKLLRNAQKWLADKKLDSAKWDAAVAQARKSGSKNAKRSYPDVFGAARQILTKQGLPEDQFPPKLVGFEPADFGNERVARKGLERLRWEMERYEPFAFSVYNGLTPQMVSVYQPMRMPMQRMTEGELEQTAILGGGDPFSPTTRVKPGVLSILNQSAGFQIQETIEGRRSALAKWIASPTNPLTTRTIVNRLWLWHFGQALAGNPNNFGSTGKRPTHPALLDFLASTLVEKKWSIKDMHRLIMTSSAYQRSAHFSAPAEPSSREESEKSYAVFKPRRLMAEELRDAMLCITGELNRTLGGIPNRPEINLEVAMQPRQVMGTFASAWVPNALPSQRHRRSLYALKVRGLRDPFMEVFNEPAPDFSCEAREVSTVTPQVFSLFNSQASYDRALALAHRVMEERGAEPISRVFQLAFGRKPSAAEKSNCEAHWREMEAQQASLHFSKNTPPLEVRRDAVEENTGEKFCFQEKLPGYADFVPDLQPVDCDAKTRALADVCLVLLNSNEFSYLY, via the coding sequence ATGATCTACCGCCTTGTCATTTTTGCACTCCTTACGGCCACGGCGCTGCATGCGGAGGATGGGGAGCAGCTTTTTGTCCGCCGTGTGTGGCCGCTTTTTCAGGAGCGATGCCTGGCCTGTCACGGTCAGGATGAGGCGAAGATCAAAGGCGGCTACGACATGCGCACGCCTGAATCCGCCACCAAGGGCGGTGAGAGCGATGCGAAGGCCATCCTACCCGGCAAGCCGGAGCAAAGCCCGCTCTATCTGGCCATCACTCGCCAGCATGAGGACTACGAGCCCATGCCGCCGAAGGAGGCTGATCGCCTCCAGCCAGACCAGATCGCCTGGATCAAGACCTGGATCACGAGCGGTGCTCCGTGGCCGGATGCAGCACGCCGCAGCGCCGTGACGAAAGCGATGGCGGCGCAATGGAGCGCTGAGGATGGCATCGCGGTGCGACTGACGGGTGCTCTCTCGCCTGAGTGGGCGAATCGCCGCTACAAGGCGGAGTCTCTCTGGGCCTACCAGCCGGTGCAGCGGCCCGATTTCACTCCGCGAGCAGATGAGCACCCGATTGATGCCCTGCTGGCGGTGAAAAATCCTGCGCCACCTGCCGATGCACGCACTTTCATCCGCCGCGCTAGTTTTGACCTCACGGGACTGCCGCCGACGCCGGATGAAATAGCCGCTTTCGAGTTCGAACACGCCCGTGATGCCGCTTTGGCCATGCGCCAGCTCATTGAGCGACTGCTGGCGAGTCCCCATTATGGCGAGCGTATGGCGCGGCATTGGCTGGATGTGGTGCGCTATGCGGATAGCAGCGGATTCGCCAATGACTACGAGCGTGGCAATGCCTGGCGCTACCGTGACTACGTCGTTCGCAGCTTCAATGCGGACAAGGCGTATGATCTTTTCATCCAGGAGCAGATCGCGGGGGATGAGCTGCGGCCAGATGATCCTGAGATGCTCACCGCTGTCGGTTTTCTGCGCATGGGCCCCTGGGAGCTCACGGGCATGGAGGTGGCGAAAGTGGCCCGCCAGCGCTTTCTCGATGATGTGACGAACTCCGTCGGCGAGACCTTCCTGGCGCACTCGCTGCAATGTGCCCGCTGCCACGATCACAAGTTCGATCCCATCCCCACGCATGATTATTATGCCATGCAGGCCTGTTTTGCGACGACGCAGCTCGCTGAGCGGCCTGCGCCGTTTTTAAAGGCAGAAAACACGCTCGGCTTTGAGGAGAAAAAACATCTCGAAACACGCCGCAGCGAGCATTTGGCCGTTTTGCAGCGCCTGGATGAAAAATTGCTCCGCAATGCCCAAAAGTGGCTCGCGGACAAAAAACTCGATTCTGCGAAATGGGACGCCGCCGTCGCCCAAGCTCGGAAAAGCGGCAGCAAGAACGCCAAGCGCAGTTACCCCGATGTTTTCGGTGCCGCCCGCCAGATCCTCACGAAGCAAGGCCTGCCAGAGGACCAATTTCCGCCGAAGCTGGTGGGATTCGAGCCCGCCGACTTCGGCAATGAACGTGTGGCCCGCAAAGGCCTGGAGCGCCTGCGCTGGGAGATGGAGCGCTACGAGCCCTTTGCCTTCAGTGTCTATAATGGGCTCACTCCGCAGATGGTCAGTGTCTATCAGCCCATGCGCATGCCCATGCAGCGCATGACAGAGGGCGAGCTGGAGCAGACGGCCATCCTCGGTGGTGGTGATCCGTTTTCTCCGACTACACGAGTGAAGCCGGGCGTGCTGAGCATTCTGAATCAAAGCGCGGGCTTTCAGATCCAGGAAACTATCGAAGGCCGCCGCAGTGCATTGGCGAAATGGATCGCTAGCCCCACCAATCCGCTCACCACACGCACCATCGTGAATCGACTGTGGCTCTGGCACTTCGGGCAGGCGCTAGCGGGGAATCCGAACAACTTCGGCAGCACGGGAAAGCGGCCCACGCATCCGGCGCTGCTCGATTTTCTCGCCAGCACGCTGGTGGAGAAAAAATGGAGCATCAAAGACATGCACCGCCTGATCATGACCAGCTCCGCCTATCAGCGTAGCGCCCACTTTTCCGCCCCAGCGGAGCCTTCTAGCCGTGAGGAGTCGGAAAAGAGCTACGCGGTCTTTAAACCCCGCCGCCTGATGGCTGAGGAGCTGCGTGATGCCATGCTGTGCATCACTGGGGAGCTCAATCGCACGCTCGGCGGCATCCCGAACCGCCCAGAGATCAATCTGGAGGTCGCCATGCAGCCACGGCAGGTCATGGGCACCTTTGCCTCTGCCTGGGTGCCGAATGCGCTGCCTTCTCAGCGACATCGCCGCAGTCTCTACGCTCTGAAAGTGCGTGGTCTGCGTGATCCATTCATGGAGGTCTTTAATGAGCCTGCTCCCGATTTCTCCTGTGAGGCACGCGAGGTCTCGACCGTCACGCCTCAGGTCTTCAGCCTGTTCAATAGCCAAGCCAGTTATGATCGAGCACTCGCACTGGCGCATCGCGTAATGGAGGAGCGTGGCGCAGAGCCGATCAGCCGAGTATTCCAGCTCGCTTTCGGGCGGAAGCCCTCTGCTGCTGAAAAATCCAACTGTGAGGCCCATTGGCGTGAGATGGAGGCCCAACAAGCCAGTCTCCACTTTTCTAAAAACACGCCGCCGCTCGAAGTGCGGCGTGATGCCGTGGAGGAGAACACTGGGGAGAAATTTTGCTTCCAGGAAAAGCTACCTGGATATGCCGATTTTGTCCCCGATCTCCAGCCTGTCGATTGCGATGCGAAAACGCGTGCTTTGGCAGATGTCTGCCTCGTGCTCCTCAACTCCAACGAGTTTTCCTATCTTTACTGA